From Thermus sediminis, a single genomic window includes:
- a CDS encoding carbohydrate ABC transporter permease, whose translation MRGTAPFRLGLWLAGLALVFNGLFPALWILFTSLKTEAELSRIPITYWPERPTLANYERAFREAPLGRYFLNSLVVAAGATVLCVTVSAMAAYALARLRVARATLVLLSLVALAMFPPATLLVPLYQLFTGLGLRNTYPGLILPHAALSLPVAVLVLYSFFRTIPRDLEAAALVDGCTRIGALRHVIIPLSGPGVFTAALLAFVNSWDEFLLALTLNPAREMRTLPVGITLYQGEYLFPWPLISAALVVALVPVALVIALFQERIVAGLTQGALKG comes from the coding sequence GTGAGGGGGACCGCTCCCTTCCGTTTGGGGCTTTGGCTTGCGGGGCTTGCCCTTGTGTTCAACGGCCTGTTTCCCGCCCTATGGATCCTGTTCACCTCCCTGAAAACGGAGGCCGAGCTTTCCCGCATTCCCATCACGTACTGGCCCGAAAGGCCCACCCTGGCCAACTACGAGCGGGCCTTCCGCGAGGCCCCCCTTGGACGCTACTTCCTGAACAGCCTGGTGGTGGCCGCCGGGGCCACTGTGCTTTGCGTGACGGTCTCCGCCATGGCCGCCTATGCCCTAGCCCGCCTCCGCGTGGCCCGCGCAACCCTGGTGCTTTTGTCCCTTGTGGCCTTGGCCATGTTCCCCCCCGCCACCCTCCTGGTACCCCTCTACCAGCTCTTTACCGGCTTAGGTCTCAGGAACACCTACCCGGGTCTTATCCTGCCCCACGCCGCGCTTAGCCTGCCCGTGGCGGTCTTGGTGCTCTACAGCTTTTTTAGGACCATACCGAGGGACCTTGAGGCGGCCGCCTTGGTGGACGGGTGCACCCGGATAGGGGCCTTGCGCCACGTGATCATCCCCCTTTCCGGCCCCGGGGTTTTCACCGCCGCCCTCCTCGCCTTTGTCAACTCCTGGGACGAGTTCCTGCTGGCCCTGACCCTTAACCCGGCAAGGGAGATGCGCACCCTGCCCGTGGGCATCACCCTCTACCAGGGGGAGTACCTCTTCCCCTGGCCCCTCATCTCGGCTGCCCTGGTGGTGGCCCTGGTGCCGGTGGCCTTGGTCATCGCCCTCTTCCAGGAGAGGATCGTGGCGGGTCTGACCCAAGGAGCTCTCA